The sequence TACCCGTATATGGAACTTTGAAGGGCTTGAATCTGTGAATGCTTTACATCATGATTTGGATTAGTAACAAAGCAATAAGTATGGTACTTATAAGCAGCTTTGGATAGTGTCgttatggtttttaattttgtttggtttCAATTTGTCAGGAATGCAACTGAAAGGGGAGTACAAGCTAGTGAGCTTTATCTGGCTAAGGTTTGTGTACACCTCGAGCTCTTTCAGGATTCAGTTCCATAAAGGTTCATCTTTTTCTGACAAGTCACTTTTTACAGGTGTGGTTTCATAGTTCTCAACCAATGACAAGAAGCCGATCCTCTGAATTGCggtaagaaaatataatatataatatataatatttatatatatatatatatatagatttataaaaattcattaataaaTAGCAacagaatttaataatgatctGTTCTGGGATACAATAGAATTAGCCCAAGAGATAATCATGTTCCAAACCTCGATGAAAATCCAATTATCCATTCttagcttttctttttatttcaagTTCCTTTTACAGAAGAAATCTATATTGTTTAGTTTTGTTCTACAAGTAAGTATTTTGTTTTCAGGAGGAGGTATGCTGCCATGCAAAATGTTCAGACACCTGTAGGTTTGGAAGGCCTGCACGATATTTCTGCAAATGGTGCCAATGCAATGAAACAAGAATTCGcatattcaaatgtatttagTGACCCTTCCATGTGTGAGATGCCCAATCAATTGGACACATTCATGTCTCCATCTAATTCATCCTCATCTACCTTTAATACTCAACCGAACGACATGGATAAAATTTCTTCTGTTGTGAGCATGCTAAAGGGAACGTTAGAACGCAAGAAGCGTAGCAACCAGATTGAGAAAGAAGTTTTAGAGGATGATAGCTCTAATGGGCTTTTTCCTATTCCAGAAGTTATAGTCAACACTAACTTCCATCAAGCACAAAGGAATCAAATTCATGAAAAACCGCCAACTTTTTATGAAGTATCTCCTCTCCAAATTAAGGATCATGGAGTTATACATACAGTTGATGGATCAATGGATCTTGAACTGgaaggttttgttaattcaaaCCCGATTCAATCGAGCAGAGTTTCTCAAGAACCTTCCCAAAGTGAATCTTCTGCAGCTGCACCAGTAGTTTCATCGGGCATTGATGCATGTGATGGTCCCAGTAACTCGAGCCAAACTCTAGGTGCTTGTGAGAGTTCAAGGAAACAAACTAGAAACAGGAGAACAGAAACTGGCTCTAGAGCTAAAGGTACATTTCATGTGATGAGAATATGCTTGAGTTAAATAAAGCAATTTAGTTTCATCCAGTCATAATCATTACCTGAGTAAAACAAGTAGAAAATTAGAAGGTTCAACCGTGTGTGGCACATTCAAAGTCctctaaaatataatatagtggTATGCATGGTTTCTGATATTCACAGACATTGGCATTCATATAATATCATATGTCCAACACAACATaaacatctttcttttcttacttTTATTCTTCAAACTAGAAAAAGAAGCTATTATGAAGCAAAAGTTTCTTCTCCTGGAATTGCAGATATTAGAGAACGGATAATTGACAATTTGAAAGATGATCGAAAGGTACCCTCAAGTTTGGTATAGTGAGTGTGctctaatttaaaatttaaaattgtattttatgaaaCATTTTACTTTGTTTCACTTTTCTTTTCCCCTCTTTCTTTTGTGGCTATCTTTTGCAGAGGGCAACTCTTGTCCGACATGGATCTGTGACATCAGCTGTTTCAGGTAAGCAAGAACAGTTATGAATATGGATTTTCTCCTGCATTAGTATATTATACATGCAATACTGCTCTCTGACCAAAAATAATTGCACAGTTATCAAGGAGGATGCAACAAAAAAACGTAGGGTGGAGCGGTCAAGAAAGTACGTATACAATCTCACCAAATTGGGGATAGTATTTTTTTCCATACTAACAAACTCTGTTTCTTCagaatttcaatttctttattccttatatatttaaaagttatgTGACCTTGGAATAGCTAACTTTAATGCTTATACATGATGCATAAATTTTTCCAATCTTCGTTGGATTAGGATTCTTGTACACAAGGACCCACAttcattttgaaagaaaatttttaactCCAATTTCTTTAGAGATTTTACTTTATTGCTGTCTACTATTTCTGAAATTGAACATGCAAAATGTCTTTTACAcggaatattttatatataagtgCTATATGATGTTTACAACTGAGAATTTCTTgtttatgttgaatttatttttgatatagaATGGCTGAGGCAAAGGAAAGGAACTTAACTCCAGCTATTCCATCAGATATGCAATCTGTCTTGAAGCGGTGTGAAACTCTTGAGAAGGAAGTTCGATCCCTCAAACTTAACTTATCCTTTATGAATAGGTAATGATTCAAATAGACTATCTTCTACTTGGGACTTTTctgatgataaacagagttgaTTATGGTTCAAGTTATAGGTTTTTCAGGCAAATTTGTGGAAGTTTTTGGTCTAAAgggataatattttttttccaggaAGGATTCTGAGCAGACCAAACAAATTGAGGATCTCCAAAAGCAGAACGAGGACTTGTTGGAAGAAAAAGAATGCCTCATAGAAGAGATCAAGAGGATGATCTCAGAACCTGGGAATATTTGAACATTATTCTGGTTGTGCTTGTACTCGTCCCCTTCAGCAATATAATTTGGGTTTAAGCAGCAAAATTTTGGCTAACATTCAAAGAAATTTCAAGGACCCAAATTCAGGTACAAACAGAAAAATGCAGTCTTGGTTACAAATAAGGAAGTGTTGAGGCCCTTGATGTTTTAGTAAAGCAGAATTGGCCAATTTGCTGAATTGAATTGTAtgaatttatgaaaatgtttattaaCCAGCATATATGTCTATGGTAAGTCAGAAAGCAATTTAGCTTGTAAATTGTAGTTGGAGAGAGTGAGGTAAAGCAAAATGCATTTATTACAATACACTAGTATCCATACTCTGGGCACAAGCTCTGATATATTGTCTTGCAAGATGATTGTACCTACTTTTGGGTAACAAGATGGTTGTACTTTCACCTCATCGTATTGGAGCAAGattatgaatataaaatatttacgaTCTTTTTGTAGATTTTTTCATGGGTTTATGTTATAACTATGTTTTCTCCGTCtgtaaattagaaaaagcaaaaccaattaattagtaaaatgATAATTCCAAAggaaaactttttcttttggctAAACCTAAGGAAAAGTTTATATCAGTTTTGTTCACCCCTAAGAACATTAAAGTGCGGGCGACTTTTattgcaaataaaaaacaaaaataagtacTGCAACTTTTAGTTTTAGCCACCATATGGACCAAATTTTCTTGATTGTTCAGCGGAAATGACGATGATGTccagaaaaataaatgattagCAACGAATCACAAGTAGATATTCAATCCAAGTCAGTATACCATAATGCCTACAAGAAAGTATACATAGAGAGATTGCGGTAAGAATTGTTAGGAGGTAAACCGGTGAagatcaaaggaaaaaaaaaaaaaatgttggtagATAATACACCGTACCCTGGTGAATCCTACGACAACAAAGCAGTGAAAGTGTGCTGACAAGTTAAATATAGCATTAAGGTCCTAACCAAGTTCCACTATACTTGAAAAAGTGTTTATTCTTCATCATTTGTGTCATCTGCACTAAACAAATGATTAAGaacaacctttttctttttggattgtGGTGAGGCTTGCTtaacatcatcatcttcatcaaccTTCCTCTTCAAACCTCCATCCTGTTCATCATGTGCATCTTCAGCAGTTTCACTATCAGAAGTCTTCTCTTTCTGCGGTGGCGGCTTTGGATCAGATTCTTCAGCTTTCTGTTTGTCATTCTGACCTCCCTTCTTTGGTAACCTTTCACATTCTTCTAAACATGAACGGATCTCTTCGTTACTGGCAAAATCAAACGGGGTCTTCCCTGCTTTTGTCTTTGAACTAAGACTCGCACCTTTCCTCACCAAGTACTTGACAAGTTCTTTGTGTGACCCTTGAACTGCGTAATGTAATGGAGTCAGGCCCTTCCGTGTGAAAGCTTTGATGGATGCCCCGGATGAAATTAGAATTCGAACAACTTCTAAATGTCCCTTCTGTGCAGCAAAGTGCATCGCACTCATGTCATCCATGGCAGCGGCACCAACATCAGCTTTGTGTTTGCAGAGATAACTTACAATCTCTGCTTGTCCAGACCATGCTGCTAAATGTAGTCTATCGTTGCAATTCATTGTCAAAGAAACAAAGTCCATATGCTTAAATGGTAATGAAAAGAAGCTTCAAATAGAAGGCGACAAGAAACAGCAAAACTAAGAAATCCAAGCAAAATATATgcgtgaaaattttaaataagctAAAGAACAAAACTCCATCAAACCAAAAAGCTTTCAAGTCTCGAACTTTCGTTACTGAAAGCTAACTTTAATAGAGATAATAAATTTCTCCTCCAATTATGGAAAGAGTTAAAAGTTCAATTAATGAATTTCATCAAGTGGCTTCAAAGATTTACAGATTCAACCTACTCCAAAGTCAGTTACTATAACACCGTAGTGCTATGCTTAGGTTTCTTGTAAATTCCAAAGAGCTTAACTTTCTAATATATTATCTTCCAAAAAACAATCAAATATGGCATTGAAAACGCCAAAATTATCAAAAGGCTTCCAATGGAAATCTAACACAAAGACAGACTCTGACTAGACGAAGTTCACAGTTTGCTTAGTGTATAAGTGGCTACAAGCAGATTATGATAATCCCaaagaaaatgacaaatttaAGTGAAAAGGTATTCGAGCATAAAGCTTTAAGAAGCTCCATATATTTTCATACCAACCcgtcaataaaaataattttactgaaTGGAAAATACGAACTGGGTGTTACAGAATTTCCACCTAACCATCGAAATTTTCGCTAAGATaaaagggaagaagaaaatGGAAGATTGGGGAAGACCCATCTGGCCATCTCCAAGTTTggggatgatttttttttttttttctttaatagaaTTTGTGCGTATGAGTTGTTTCATGTATCATATAGTGAAGCAATTGCAGAAATTTAACAAATGATTTTCCAAAACATTTTCTAGGGGAACAAACAGACCACAcctgaaaaaacagaaaacgagggaaaaataaatataaagaaggATACGGAGTTCTAGAGTGCTTATCTCTAGAATTGACGGCCAAAGGGTCAGAGCTGAGGATTGACTGAACCGCACCCAGGTCACCGGACCTTGCCGCTCCGTGAAGATCTTGACCCGCCCCTGCTTTCTGAGGATTTCCCATTACTTTCTCTCCGGTTCGCTGCACCTTCCCGGACCTAACGGATTTTGTATTCTGCAGACGGACTTTAGGACGGCACTCAGCTAGATTTTGCTCTCttattacacttttttttttttttttttgcaattgcttttcctttaaattattttcttcgttatgtattttattttttttaatgaaaaaaaaacaaaattaaattgataaaatgtcaaattttattagtaaaattagaaaaatatatattagtgtCTTGTTCATCGGttcaaattgatttaatttgaaaaaaataaataaatctaattaattcaattattaatggttttgtttttttaatccaaattgaattaattcatatataaaatccaatccaattagcAATCCGATGATTGATTTTGGATttagactttttattttaaattttgaatagtAATTTGgactttttattatataaaacatatattttttattttgtgaatagattgttttaaaaaatataataattcataaaaatataaaaatattaaaataaaaaacattagttaaaatttaataataccaATACATCAACTTTCAAGCTgttacaacaacaaaaattgaatatataaataataatataaaattaaaatatatatgattttattatattttataattaattagtttggTTTAAAACGATTTAATcgatgttttattaaaaaaaaataaaactgaattaataataagattttaatttAGAAACCAATTTAATTCAGTGACATTGGAAAAATCAATCCAAGCAAATAAATTGGATTGGATACAATTGGTCTATTATTTATACACCGTTCTTTCCTATAATAACATTTAAGGCATTAAAGTGTTTGGAatcaaaatttcattattttttagattaatacatttaatttatctagattaatacatttaattatttcaatcttctttctcctccttttttttttatttttattttttagtgaatcttctctttctttttcaatcCTACAAACTTTGTCGATtatggataaatttttttttttattatttgcaaataatttgaaattaaaaaaagaaatataactcttaaattaatttatctacTACTCAATTttatcaatgcataattaaaatattattttcgagacagattttttttttttttaagtaaaaaattattaaacggTTGAGTTGGTTcaagaaatttgaaaaagcggtgacattttcaaaaaaaattcttggGGAACTGAGTATAAGGAAAATTGACCCGCCAAGCTACATAATATCCCGTTTTACGAACTTGGCTCTCTGGCTGCAAGAATTtgaaggggagagagagagagagagagatgaagaACAAAGGATGTCGAACTCGCGGTAGTAGGACTTCAGCGGCGAAGCTTCTTGAAACTCCGTCGCCGGAGAAATCTCCGAAATCTCCGAAATCAGCCATCCTCACCGATAGCAGCAGCAAGCGTAGTAGGAAGAAAACCATAGCCATTGGCACTACTTCCTCCTCTGCTGCTCTCTTCGAATCGCCTTCTCATTCTCATTTTCCTCCCAAAACCTTCGCCTCCATCTCTGATCTCAAGCAAATGGCCTCATCTCGCCTTGACGATCTCAAGCGTCACGTTGATCACTCTCACTCTCAGATCGTCAAGGATCTTGATGCTTTCCACACTCGCCTCCATAAGCGCTTCAAggttcctctctctctctctctctctcgctctccccccccccccccccctccaaCTTTGATCGTTATTCCCTGTTTGGTTTTCTAGCAAAACAGAGACAGTGATACAAACAATTAGAACGTCTATCAAATCTTTTTACTCTATACTAAAGAATTTTGATAATCGGAATGTCTTTACGATTTAAATGTTTTTGGCTCATTCAAACCGATTGGCTTGCTTGCTGTATGATTGTTCATTCTTCGAATGACAAGAACTTTGTagatagtttttaattttaatttttgtttcgtTATGCTACATCTGATGACTGTTAGAACGATTAACTATGTGATTCGGTTAGATTTCAATGAATATCTCTGAATTAGCCTTCAATTTTTGGATATGTGGATTCTGGTTGAATTAATTCGATTTTTTACTGTAAAGGCAAAATAAGATAGTTCTGAATAGTTCCTAATTTCTTTGTATTcgtttatttatgtatttaattttttggcttATACGACGGCTTTGATTCTTATTACAATTCCTTTTTTCATATGTATGAGACGTAATTTGCTACATCAAATTTTTTGCCTAGTAAGGAGCACTTGAGTGCAGTAATTAATTTAGATTATAGTTTTAACCAACTGCGAGAAGCTACTAGCCTAGAAGCAGCTAATTTCCTAATTACTTGGCTTTGTATTTGATTACCAATCCACTAGATTCAGAATGAAGCATGCCAAAAAGTGTCGGACGAAGCAGAGAAAGAACACAAGAAGATATCTGAACGGATTTCTCAAAGTCAAGAAGCAATAATGGTAACATCCTTGGCTATCAAAAACTAGTAAAGTTTTGTTTgcaaaattttcttgttaatttgaaAGTGCGACTTACTGGTTATTGTTCCACAGAGTTCATATGTAGAGTTCATGGCAGATGTACAGGCCAACGCATCCATTGGTATGTTTTCCGACTATGTTATTATGAAAACTTCGGGTAAAAGTTAAACTTATAGTAATGCCATTTGGTCTAACCAATCCCTCCTTTTGCACGAAGATGAATGACTTATTTCGCCCCTACTTAGATAAGTTTCTTGTAGTCTGTGCTATTTGATACTAAATAGACCAGAAACCATTTTTATGTATACTCTCATTGGAAGAACACGGGGAGCACAAACATGATTAAAGAATCTGAATTTTACATGAACTATTAGAAAAACAATGGCCAAAATATACATTCCCCAAAGAGGGGAAACCAGTTTTCTTTCTCCGTGTATCTGCTTTTTTGTGCATGTGTTATATGTAATCCTCCTCTCTCCTGTTCCATTACCAAGTACGGATAACTATCAGGATATTTACTGTATGCAGTCAGCAACTTACAAACGGTAACTTGGTTTGTTGACATTTCAGCATGCAAAACATCCATCACCAAGCTATCACAATCCTTTGAGAAAGCTATTGATGGTCTCCGAAGCCGTTATGGTGTTTCATCTTCTTAGCCATTGCTTGAACGTTCCATTCATTGACGGGAGTCCGAGGTGAATTTCCTAATTCTGAATGCCTTCAGCCATTATTTGGCCACACATTGGTTGACTAATAATATGTGAAATGCATGATATGCGTCCTGTAACCTTGGTATTATCTTGCATGTACATTCTGAGTATCAGTATTTCTATGGATGTGGGGTTTTCAACTCATTCTCTCTCCTAGTATTTGAAATATGCAACTTAGAGGTAATAGGTTGAGTCATCTAGTATGTTGTGGTATTGTTACATGCAATTATTTTCAACTTAAAAATTTTGGCTTTGTATGACTGGATGTGCTAAGATTTTAACTTAGCCAGCAACATGGTGGATCTTATATAGCTTATAAGTCATGCCTTAAAACTGAGAGATCACATTTAATTATTAACTAAAGAAGCTCCAAACAGAGTATCAAAGAATAAGAACTTAATgcaaatatcattcaaaatatttCCAACAATAACATTACCATAATCATAACACATTGGCACATTCAAAAAGAGCCAGGCAACCCACAATTCAACAATATCATTACATTAACATCATCATAATGGAATAATATTCAAGACAAAATCCATATCCTCTCTGCATAAGTTTATTTGACCATTGAAATGTACTTGACAAGAGCACCTCATTTGCAAGTAAACAATGCTCGATCAAACATCCAGACTACTACTATTTAGATACGGCGTTTCTTAGGGAGTCGGCAGCCATTATGGGGGCGTCTTGTTGTATCTTCAATGTATACAATTGGATTCTGGTCCCCTCGAGAATTGGTGAAGCCCTCTCTCCAGCTCATAATTGCTTGTCTTTTC comes from Ziziphus jujuba cultivar Dongzao chromosome 6, ASM3175591v1 and encodes:
- the LOC107430987 gene encoding protein CYCLOPS, encoding MFIDGNKGNSANDSSLKPGNIEQNQNSFQTPTLPRSEGEKNFMDMEGRGLSDLYRDPSEELFLRSYMESLPGPNMDMLGFKNLSQNLRADSEELFKSWLTNGENNGYNSPSIALRTRQGSRRISTELATLSSQQQSGVLQKRKSNDILYPQNNAMADDIPGNVNDHSIRNATERGVQASELYLAKVWFHSSQPMTRSRSSELRRRYAAMQNVQTPVGLEGLHDISANGANAMKQEFAYSNVFSDPSMCEMPNQLDTFMSPSNSSSSTFNTQPNDMDKISSVVSMLKGTLERKKRSNQIEKEVLEDDSSNGLFPIPEVIVNTNFHQAQRNQIHEKPPTFYEVSPLQIKDHGVIHTVDGSMDLELEGFVNSNPIQSSRVSQEPSQSESSAAAPVVSSGIDACDGPSNSSQTLGACESSRKQTRNRRTETGSRAKDIRERIIDNLKDDRKRATLVRHGSVTSAVSVIKEDATKKRRVERSRKMAEAKERNLTPAIPSDMQSVLKRCETLEKEVRSLKLNLSFMNRKDSEQTKQIEDLQKQNEDLLEEKECLIEEIKRMISEPGNI
- the LOC107431002 gene encoding uncharacterized protein LOC107431002 → MGNPQKAGAGQDLHGAARSGDLGAVQSILSSDPLAVNSRDKHSRTPLHLAAWSGQAEIVSYLCKHKADVGAAAMDDMSAMHFAAQKGHLEVVRILISSGASIKAFTRKGLTPLHYAVQGSHKELVKYLVRKGASLSSKTKAGKTPFDFASNEEIRSCLEECERLPKKGGQNDKQKAEESDPKPPPQKEKTSDSETAEDAHDEQDGGLKRKVDEDDDVKQASPQSKKKKVVLNHLFSADDTNDEE
- the LOC107431003 gene encoding uncharacterized protein LOC107431003 codes for the protein MKNKGCRTRGSRTSAAKLLETPSPEKSPKSPKSAILTDSSSKRSRKKTIAIGTTSSSAALFESPSHSHFPPKTFASISDLKQMASSRLDDLKRHVDHSHSQIVKDLDAFHTRLHKRFKIQNEACQKVSDEAEKEHKKISERISQSQEAIMSSYVEFMADVQANASIACKTSITKLSQSFEKAIDGLRSRYGVSSS